The genomic window GTATGCTGCTCTCGTTTTTCTTGGCACTTGGCGCGCCCGAAAACAAGGGAGAACCATTAAATACAATGGCCAGGCGCGAACCTTCGGGTTTCATTTTGCTTATCAGGTTCATCAAAAACAGGAACGAACCATCGCTTTTGGCCGGAAGCCCGGCGGTTTCGTTGGATATCTCGGAAAACTTACGGATCAACTCCTCGAACATATACCCCATCTCCATGGATGAAACCGTGTCGGGGTGTAGATCCAATTCCTGAAAACGTTTGAGCACCATAAACAACAGGTTATTGTCGTCCAGTTTGGTGATTTGATTGTCAAAATCGAACTGTTCGATGATCTCCCTTGCCACTTCAGAAAAACCGTTGATATAGTTCCGCAGGTTGGAAGCAATGTTATTTGGGTCGGCCACCAATTTATCGAAATCGTACAGGCTGCGGTTGTTAAAATTGCACCCTGCCACCTTATTCAGGATAGGATCGATATTTTGGATGTTCATCGATTCAACCTGGGCAAACTTTTTGAGCACTTCGGGTTTGGTCTTTGCCAAAACGCAATCCAATCGCCTTAATACGGTTAATGGCAATATCACCTTACCGTAGTCGCTTTGCTTGTAATCACCCCTTAACAAGTCGGCAATAGCCCAAATAAAATTGGCTGCTTCTTTTACGTTATGCATATATTGTTTTAGTTTTTTGATATGTCTAAATAATGGGCGCACCCGATGTGGTTTCTAAAATTTCAGTTATAAGCTTTCAAAGATATATAGGTATTGCTTATTAAAAACCATAATTAATAAAAGTTAAATAGTTACATGGTGCAATCGATTCAATATGTTAAAATCCAATTTGATCATCATAAATCTATATTCAAATACATCGCAACATCATTTAAAAGTACCTCCCGGCCTTACAAAACACTTCTTAGAGGCGCAAAAGCACTAAAAAATGCCGCAAAAGTGCTACATAGACACACAAATACACCACATAAAGGCTTAAAAGTGCTACATAAAGGCTTAAAAGCAATACACAGAGGCTTAAAAGCGACACATTGTCGGATAAAACGCTGCTTAATGGCTCGGGAGTGCTACACAGAGGCACAAAAACACTACATAGAGGCACAAAAGCGACACATTGTCAGACAAAAATGCGTTTAGTTAAATAGATTATTTGAAAAAAATCAGATAATATGAAACGAACAATTGAAGGACGTCTTGAAGACGGAAGGATTTTAGTTTATGGTGTTTCGGAAAATGCATCCATAAAAGCACGTATTGCCGCCATTTACAACGACGAAAGATTAACCCGTGGTACGGAGCTCTATCAGGACGCTTATGAAGCCAATAAAAAGCAGACCAAGGAAATTGTGGAGAGTACGGTTGCCACACGGCAGTTAAACGACTTAAAGCAAAGTATTCACTAGCGGCTTATGCAGATACGTGGTGGGATAAGGTATTTTTTTAAAACAGACCCGGCCATGATGGATGTTTTACAGATGAATAAATTGGTACCTACCAACTATGCCCAATGGCGTACTTTAATCGATTTAACCTTGTCGGCCATTGAAACTGAACCAGCTGCTCAGGAAAAACTAACCTTGATAGAGATGGGGCCCGAGCACATAACCCGCATGAAAGCCGACCTTGCTAGGCTGGAGCAGCTTAAGCTAAGGGCCGAAAAAGAGGATGGGGAAGCACAGGAAGCCACCGCCAAAAAGCAAGAGCTATTCGACGAATTTATGCGTTATTGTTCGGATTTGCGCGAGTGCCTGGGCTTATTTTACCAAGGGAGCGAACGTCAGCAGCTGGAAAAAGTAGGTATTACCGTTAAGTAAAATATAAATGGGGGATTAATGCGATTGGGGATTTGTGCTAAAGGGGTCGGTACCATATTGGTATCGACCCTTAAATATTTACAGCTTAAACACCAAGGAAGCCGCACCTATACATGCCGCTTTGTTGCCCAATGTGGCACCCTCTACCAAGCTGTTTGCAGCACAATCGGGCATGGCATATTTAAAAGCCGTTTGTGCTATTTTATCGATATAAAAGTCGCCGGCTTCGGATATGCCGCCCCCGATCAATACTTTTTGCGGGCTAAAGATGTTGATGAACGCTGCCACGCCCCGTCCCAAAAAATAGCAATGCTCATTGATGGATTGCACGGCGATTGGATCTTCCTGTTTAAACAATTCAACGATTAATTCGCCGTTAATTTCACGGTCTAATTTAAGTTTGGCCTCCTTTGCACGCTCTGCAAATCGTCTGACTAAAGCAGAGGTAGAAGCATACTGCTCCAGGCAGCCTACCGAACCGCAAGAGCAATCCTCTCCGTCAATAATCAGGGGGATATGACCCAACTCCCCTCCCCTATTCTGATGACCGCTAAAAAGTTGGCCGTTAATACACAAAGCACCTCCAATGCCCGTTCCCACGGTCATGAACACCACATTTTCACAATCGCGCCCGGCGCCTGAGGCCAGCTCCCCTAATGCCATCATATTGGCATCGTTTTCCACAACTACGGGGACATTAAATCGTTTTTCGAGGATGTCGGCTAGTGCGATATTTTTCCACCCAACAATATTGTCGGCCCCACCCAGCACGGTACGGTATTTATCATCGACAATGCCGGGCGTTCCAATCCCGATGCCGGTTATTTTGGCTTCCTGTTTTTGGGCAAAAAGGCAACAATCTTCAATGGCAATACCCAGCTGATTGATCACACTTTCCGCCGACTCATGAGCCAGCGAAGGGATACTTTTATAATTGCTCAATTCAAAAGCCTCATTTACAAGGGTGTATTTTATGGCCGTTCCGCCAAGGTCGATGCTTATGGCTTGTTTTTTCATGTGTCTAAATTTTGTTTTTCAATTGTCACATAGCCTGTCCCGATTTTTCATCGGGGGAACTCGCCACAGTAGTCATTCCTCTTTGTGAGAGGTAACTCTCATGGCTCGTTTCATATACTCTAATTATTTTCAGTATTGTCTGGTAAAAACTACTCTTTAAATGAAGCATTATATTTTGTCTCAAGCCGACGGGCTTTTCATTTTTTTATTTAAGATTATTGCTTCGTTCAACATAATTCAAGCAAGCTTGATTCTGTCCTCACTTATCGCAATAATTGCCTACAGCAGCAAAAACGAAACAAAAAATGCCGCCGCTGACATGAAAAAACTAAAAATAAGCGCTCTACACTAAAAGAAAAGAACTCGTTTCTCTCAAACAGCTTTTCTTTTTTTACGCTTCGTTTGCTGATTTTCTTCACGCTTTTTCATGAAGGCGGATCGATAGCCCCACTAAACTCACAAACCCTTATAACACTATATTTTATGCAACTTACGGTTGGATCGAAATTCGTAACCGGACACCATTGAATTATTTATTCATTGGGCATTTGATGCCCTGTTTGTGGAACAGACAGGGAACTCGCTTATAATGACTTCCCTCCCGCTTTGGCGGGACAGGTAGTGTGAGAAGCATTGCGCATGCCGGTTTCATGGGGTTAAAGTTTCAATATCGACTTTATTTTATTGAAAATATCGGTGTTATCCATTACGCCGGAAAACAATTCAGACTGAGGGCCGTAGGAATACACCGGCACCATAATGTCGGAATGGCTTGTATTGGCAAAATTTACAGTTACCTCACCTTTGGATAAATTACCATCGGTAAGCGTTAAGGCTCCTGTTTCGTGATCGGCGAGTATCACCACCAGCGTTTTGCCGTCCTGCTCGGCCCATTGCAACACCTCTCCTACACTTTGATCAAAATCATTGATTTCGGGTATCAGTTGCGACACCTTATTCCAGTGCCCGCAATCATCGATGCGTGAGCCCTCGAACAAGGTAAAAAAACCCTTTTTATTGGCACTTAAATTTTCAAGGGCTTTTAGGATTGCCTTGTTAAAAAGATCGCCTCTTTCATCGGCCAGGGGCAGTTGCCCATCCTCTATTACAGCAAATACTTTCCCCATCTGTGCCAGCTTTGTCTCCTGCCAGGAGTAACAAACCTGGTATCCCTTCTGCTGCATCTCCTGCATCAAATCGCGCTTATCGCTGCGCTGATTGAATTTAGTTCTGCCTCCTCCAAAAATAAAATCCACATCGCAATGTAAATAGTCGAGTGCGATTTCCTCTTCCCGGTCCCTATCGATATTGTTGGCACA from Saccharicrinis carchari includes these protein-coding regions:
- a CDS encoding alkaline phosphatase, which produces MKYISTYLLFLSFFFTVESFAQMVQTENGLRSSYTGHSNHKIVQVEPVKGKKVKNVILMIGDGMGLTQLSTAYVANKGKLNILDNATHTGLSKTYSANKLITDSGASGTAMATGQKTNYHSIGVDTQGNALQSLTDLANNKGLSTGVVVTCGLTDATPAAFCANNIDRDREEEIALDYLHCDVDFIFGGGRTKFNQRSDKRDLMQEMQQKGYQVCYSWQETKLAQMGKVFAVIEDGQLPLADERGDLFNKAILKALENLSANKKGFFTLFEGSRIDDCGHWNKVSQLIPEINDFDQSVGEVLQWAEQDGKTLVVILADHETGALTLTDGNLSKGEVTVNFANTSHSDIMVPVYSYGPQSELFSGVMDNTDIFNKIKSILKL
- a CDS encoding type I restriction-modification system subunit M N-terminal domain-containing protein, with amino-acid sequence MHNVKEAANFIWAIADLLRGDYKQSDYGKVILPLTVLRRLDCVLAKTKPEVLKKFAQVESMNIQNIDPILNKVAGCNFNNRSLYDFDKLVADPNNIASNLRNYINGFSEVAREIIEQFDFDNQITKLDDNNLLFMVLKRFQELDLHPDTVSSMEMGYMFEELIRKFSEISNETAGLPAKSDGSFLFLMNLISKMKPEGSRLAIVFNGSPLFSGAPSAKKNESSIRQWIIENDLLKAVIALPNLLFQKPQV
- a CDS encoding ROK family protein encodes the protein MKKQAISIDLGGTAIKYTLVNEAFELSNYKSIPSLAHESAESVINQLGIAIEDCCLFAQKQEAKITGIGIGTPGIVDDKYRTVLGGADNIVGWKNIALADILEKRFNVPVVVENDANMMALGELASGAGRDCENVVFMTVGTGIGGALCINGQLFSGHQNRGGELGHIPLIIDGEDCSCGSVGCLEQYASTSALVRRFAERAKEAKLKLDREINGELIVELFKQEDPIAVQSINEHCYFLGRGVAAFINIFSPQKVLIGGGISEAGDFYIDKIAQTAFKYAMPDCAANSLVEGATLGNKAACIGAASLVFKL